The region TGCACCATGCCGCAACGCTCCAGGTGCGTGAGGTACGTCTGGCGCAGCCCCAGCCGGGGCCCGCCGATCCAGTGGACCGCGCGCACCGGGCTGCCGCGTCGGCGCAGCAACTCCAGTGCGGAGTCCAGAGTCGGATCTCCGGTCGGCCGTGGCAGCACCACGGCGATACGATCCCCGTCAGGGGCTATCCGTCCGGCCAGGGCCAGCTCCACTAGCTGTGCCCCGGCAAGACCCAGGTCGAGCGACTGCGGCTGCGCCGTGGTACCCGTGGTCGGGTCCAAAGCGAGCAGCAGAAGCTCCTCCGGAATTGTTCTGCGGCTCCTGCCCATCCATGCCTCCCCGCGTGGATGAATGACAGGGTGACCCCTCTCACATTGGTCTGTCGAGAGTGCCTGGGGGGTTTGGGTGGGAACCAGTAGGTATGTCTTTCTCGTCTAGCGGGTGGGCGGGCACCTGAAGACGCTCTCCGGCTGTGGCGTTGCACCATCGCATGCCGGACACACAGGACACTGGTAGAGCTTGGGCTGCGGGACGTGACGCCACGGGGCGTAAGGCGTCCCGCGACACATATCGAGGAGGCATCGGTGGCGGGCGAGTCCCCCGGCAGGTCGGATCAGCAGAAGTCGTCGGGGGAGACGGCTAGGGGAGAAAGCGATCCGCGGCTCGCGATCTCGCGCGAAGCGGAGGCGGCCCAGGGCTCGACGGCGGTCGCCGTCGTGTCCGACGACCTCCGGTCGGGTTCCGGTGAGCCGCAGTCGGCTTCCGATGAGCCCGATGTGACCTCCGAGGCGGCCTCCGGGACGAGGGCCGAAGCGGAGGCTGAAGCGGAACCGAAGGCACCGGTGGCCGACGGGGACGACGCAAACGTTTCTGGTGTTCGCGATGGTGAACGGGGCGAAGGTTCCGGGACGTCGGGGGCGAAGGACGAGCCGGAGGCGGATTCCGGTGCGGCGGACGAATTGGGCGAGGGGGATGCGCCCGAGCCCGACGTGGAGCCGGAAGCGGACGCGGATGACGCGGATGACGCGGACGGTGAGGATGGCGCCGACGCCGACGCCGACGCCGAAGTAGAGGCTGAGGGTGCGCCCGAGGCCGAAGCCAAGGCCGAGGCGGACGACGACGGCGACGGGCCGTCGGAGATGTCGGTCGATCAGCGGACGGCTGTCTTCCGTACGGTGAAGCCGAAGGCTGACGGCGACGCGAAGGCTGAGGGTGCCTCCGAGGGCGAGGGCGAGGGCGAGGGCGAGGGCGACGAGGACGGCGGCGAGTCGTCGGAGTCGGCCGTGGATCAGCGAACCGCCGTCTTCCGTACGGTCAAGCCCAAGGCTGACGCCGACGCGAAGGCTGAAGATGCGTCCGAAGCCGAGACCGAGGGTGACGAGGACGGCGATGAGCCGTCGAAGCCGTCGGTCGATCAGCGCACGGCCGTCTTCCGCACGGTGAAGCCAAAGACGGACGGCGATGCCCAGAAGAAGGAGGGGGCCGAGGAGGGCGAGCCCACGGGCGCGTCCGAGAAGGCCGCCGCGTCCGATGCGGACGACGACGCCTCCGACAAGCCGGTCGACCGCGCGACGGCCGCCTTCGGCGTGCTCCCGGAGAAGCCCGGAAAGGGCGGCAAGAAGGGCGTCGACCAGCCGACCACCGCCTTCAAGGCGGTCAGCCCCCCGGCTGACAAGAAGACGTCCGAGAAGGCGTCCGACGCCAAGACCGACGCGAAGGCGTCCGAGGCGAAGGCGTCCGAGAAGACGCCCGCCAAGAAGCCCGCCGCCGAGTCGGACAACGAGCGGACCAGCAAGTTCGTACCGCTGCGGTCCCCCGACGACCCGGCCCCGTCGAAGCCCTCCACCGCGCCTACCGCCCCCGCCGCGTCGTCGGCCCCCGCCGCCCCGCCGGCCGGCGTCCCCGAGGCCGAGCGGACCAAGCAGCAGCCGCTGCCGCCGCTGTCCACGGACGGCAAGCAGCCCGCGCCGCTCGACCTGCTGGCGCAGCTCACCAACACGCCGCCGAAGCCCGAGACGCCGATGCGGACGGCGGTCCGCCGGGTCAAGATCTGGACGCCGCTGGCCGCGCTGCTCGTGATCATCCTGGGCGTCGTCCAGGCGCTGCGGCCGCTGCCGGAGCCGGCGCTGAAGCTCACCGCCGACGCCTCCTACCGCTTCGGCGGCGGCGAGCTGTCCCTGCCGTGGCCCGGCCAGGGGCAGTCCGCCGCGGAGGTCGAGGGCGTGGGCAGCCTGGGCACCTCCGGGGATCAGAAGCCCGTGCCGATCGCCAGCGTCACCAAGGTCATGACGGCCTATGTGGTGCTCAAGGACCATCCGCTGAAGGGAGACGCGGAGGGCCCGAAGATCACGATCGACGCGCAGGCGGCCGAGGAGGCCAAGTCCGCCGACGAGTCGCGGGCGGCGGTCAAGGAGGGGCAGACCTTCACCCAGCATCAACTGCTCCAGCTGCTGCTGATCAACTCCAGCAACAACATCGCCCGGCTGCTCGCCCGCTGGGACGCCGGGTCGCTCGACGCGTTCGTGAAGAAGATGAACGACGCGGCCGAGGGCCTGGGGATGAAGCAGACCACCTACACCGACCCCAGCGGCCTCAAGGAGTCCACCAAGTCCACCGCGGCCGACCAGCTCAAGCTGGCCAAGGCGGCGATGCAGTCCGAGGCGTTCCGGGCGGTCGTGGCGACGCCCAACGCCGAGATCCCGGGGCTCGGCGACCGGATCTACAACAACAACAATCTGCTGGTGAAGCCGGGTGTGATCGGTATCAAGACCGGTTCGTCCACCCCGGCCGGCGGTGCGCTGATGTGGGGCGCCGTGCGGACGATCGACGGCAAGAAGCAGCGGATCCTCGGTGTCGTCCTCGAACAGCGCGCGACCACCACGCTGGACGCCAGCCTCCAGCT is a window of Streptomyces violaceusniger Tu 4113 DNA encoding:
- a CDS encoding D-alanyl-D-alanine carboxypeptidase family protein produces the protein MAGESPGRSDQQKSSGETARGESDPRLAISREAEAAQGSTAVAVVSDDLRSGSGEPQSASDEPDVTSEAASGTRAEAEAEAEPKAPVADGDDANVSGVRDGERGEGSGTSGAKDEPEADSGAADELGEGDAPEPDVEPEADADDADDADGEDGADADADAEVEAEGAPEAEAKAEADDDGDGPSEMSVDQRTAVFRTVKPKADGDAKAEGASEGEGEGEGEGDEDGGESSESAVDQRTAVFRTVKPKADADAKAEDASEAETEGDEDGDEPSKPSVDQRTAVFRTVKPKTDGDAQKKEGAEEGEPTGASEKAAASDADDDASDKPVDRATAAFGVLPEKPGKGGKKGVDQPTTAFKAVSPPADKKTSEKASDAKTDAKASEAKASEKTPAKKPAAESDNERTSKFVPLRSPDDPAPSKPSTAPTAPAASSAPAAPPAGVPEAERTKQQPLPPLSTDGKQPAPLDLLAQLTNTPPKPETPMRTAVRRVKIWTPLAALLVIILGVVQALRPLPEPALKLTADASYRFGGGELSLPWPGQGQSAAEVEGVGSLGTSGDQKPVPIASVTKVMTAYVVLKDHPLKGDAEGPKITIDAQAAEEAKSADESRAAVKEGQTFTQHQLLQLLLINSSNNIARLLARWDAGSLDAFVKKMNDAAEGLGMKQTTYTDPSGLKESTKSTAADQLKLAKAAMQSEAFRAVVATPNAEIPGLGDRIYNNNNLLVKPGVIGIKTGSSTPAGGALMWGAVRTIDGKKQRILGVVLEQRATTTLDASLQLAQTNSYKLISTLQDALTSATVIKKGDVVGQIDDGLGGTTPVVATKELKAVGWSGLGVDIKIGDGGKKVPHSAKAGTVVGEVTVGTGPGQLTAPVALQGDLPEPSFGAKLTRIG